AATTCATCAAGCCGTTGGGCATGATCGTTGTGTTGGTCTTGGCCTGATCGTCGATATCTTCCTTCTTGATGATCGTCGGTTTGTCAGGGCTGAGCGGATCGGTCAGCAAATGGATTTCATCAGGCTTATCAAGGATCACCATGCCGGAGATCGCTTTGCCGTCGATCGTCAGGATCGATTGCATCCGATATTTTTGATCAATTTGCTTCGAAGGATCCAAGATCGACTCGAGAACATGATCGGCCGTCTGTCGCTTTACATCCAGCTTCGACAAATCGGGACCAAAGTTTCCTCCCTTGCCGTTCAACTGGTGACATTGAGCACAGCCCAGGCGACCAAAATAGATCTGACCCGTCTCGAACGAACGTTTACCGGTCTCAACCTGATCGGTTTTGAGTTGATCGAAGGTCCAGTTTTTAACAAACTTGGGGGTCCATTGATCGCCGGAAGGATTCGCTACGATCGCCGCGCTTCCATCTTCCAGCGGATACTTGGCCAACAAGTCGTTGGCGAACCAGAAGGTCTCATCGCCACGATCCACGGCGCGAATCTTCGCGACTTGTTTCGCTTCAATCGGCTTCGCACGGTTCGACCACGAATTGCGGACGAAGGTGAGAACCGCCGCGATTTCTTCGTCGTTCAGCAACTGGCGAAAACCGGTCATCGGCGGCAAGGGGGGAGAACTGTAGCGTTTCCCTTTCACTTCGATCGTGCCGTGCATCCCGTCCAGGGCCATGCTGATCAAACGATCTTCGGAACCGGTCGCCCAAATGCTGCCATCCAGCGGCGGATAGAGATTCGGCATCCCCTGGCCGTGCACTTGGTGACAAGTGGCGCAGTGACTTTCGCGGGTATAGACTTCTTTGCCCAGGGCCAAAAGCTGGGGATCAACTTTGACTGGAATGCTGTTACGCAGTTCGCGAAGCGTCGCGGCGTACTTCTCTTGATCGGACGACAAGCTGCGCGCGAGCGCTTCTCCCAAACCCAATTGGCGCGAGTATCGGTCGGTTTGGCGCTCGACCGGACTCGCCGTCGCGGCGAGATCAATCAGCGTCGTCAGCACCTGGCGGCGGTGTTGCGGAGTCAAACGGTCGATGACAGGTCGCGAAGGCAAGCTGGCCAACGCGTCGAGCCCAGCGGCGGCGATCGACTCGATCGCAATCAGCTTGGTGAAGTCATCCACCTTCTCATCCTGATGACCGGGCCAAGCCGAAATCGTTTCGATCGCGGCCAGACGCAAGTCGGTTTGACCAGCAGGGCGAAGCATCGACGCCGGGATCGGTTGTTTTTTGATCCCAGGCCCTTCCCAGGAGATCTGCAGGCCGTCATCACCGCTGTTATCAAAGTAGGTGACGACGATTTCGTGCAGACCAGCCGACAGATTCAGCGCCCCCCCTTTTTCATTCATGCCATGCAAACCGTCATGATCGACCAGCAGGATTCCGTCGATGTAGATTCGCGAACCATCGTCCGACTTGGTGTAGAACGTGTACTCACCGGCCGACGGAATATCGATCGCCGCGGTTTGACGCGTCGCGAACGCATCTTTACGTCCTTTCGGCACGTACTTTTGGAAATTCTCCATTCGGCCGACCAAGGTTGGTTTGACCGCGTCCAGGGTTTCCATCGCGACGTTTTTCGCCGGATGAGGTTCGTAATATTCAAAGGCGACGGCAAGTGCGTCCCCCGAGGTATCTTCCGTATTCGGCTGCAGATGTGCCGGCAGCGCGAACATCAGCGGCCGGATCTGGGCGTACAAAGGGGATGCGTTGGCCGATTTGCTAACTCGCTTGGCGGCTGTCAGAATGTCGGCCAGCTTCTCCCGCGACTGCGACGCTTCTCGCCAGGCGGCCTCCGCCGCACCCGACTGGATCGAGCCTTGATAGGCGGCCGCGCGCACCGGCGAGGTCGCAGCGGTCGAAGCGAGTTCGGCCAACAGGCCCTGCGATGCGGCCAGGTTTGCTTGCGACGCTCCCGCTAACAACCTGATCAAGTCGTTCAAACTCGCCAGCTTTTCTTGCTCGGCCTTGGTAATCCAAAAGATCAACTCCGCCGTTTGGTTGCGGCCTGCTTTTTGACCGAGAACCGACAACGCTTCTTGGCGATCAGCGCTCGGAACGCCAGCGCGGCTCAAAATCGCTTTGTACACCTCAGGCGTTCGATCCAGCTTCAACAACAGATTGGTGCTCGCCTTTTGCAACGCGTAAGCGGTCGCGGCTGGCGAAAGCTTGCGCCCGGAGGCGATCGCCTCGGTGATCATCGCGTCGACATCGATCTGGCTGCGAGCATAGGCCAGCACTGCGTCCAATTCGGGATCGGTCGGCTGCGAAGCGGCGACAAAGATCACCTCTGCGGCGGCTGCCCCTTCAAAATTGACGGCCGACTTAATCGCTTCAGCGCGAACCAGCGGAGCGCTGTCATGGGCGGCTTGCAACAGCAGCGGCTCCCAGTTTTCTACGGCGCCGGCCCAATGACCGAGCGAACGAATCGCGGCGGCGCGCACGCGCGGCTCTTTCGCCGCAAGCACGGCGGCGACCAGATCGCGATTGGGGAGACGATGTTCCTCATGAACCCAGATGCACTCGAGCATCGCCTGGGCGTCATCCGGTTTGCTTGCATCCTTGTCGGCGACCCATACGGCGATCGCTTGAACGACTTCGTCCGAATCGCGACCGCTGAGTTCGATGCGAGCACGGTATCGAGTCGATTTTTCTTGTGCGTAGAAAGCGTCCAGCACTTTGGACAGCGGTTTATCCTTCAACTTTACCGGCGTGACGAGCGGGCGATCTTTGGCGGTGACGCGAACAATCCGGCCATGCTGATGATCCCGATTGGGATCACGCATGTTGTGCTGCATGTGGCCAATCAGCGCGTTCGCCCAGTCGGCGACATACAACGCACCATCCGACCCGATTTCGACATCCGAAGGACGGAAGTTGGGATCGGACGAAACCAGGATCGGTTCGATCTCTTCCGCCGTAATGTCAGCGCCGTTGTACTTTACTTCGTGCTGCAAGACGCCGAGGAAGCCGATGCAATTGCAGATCAAAAAGTTGTCTTGGAACTCCTCGGGAAAATGGCTGCTCGAAATGATCCCGGTCGCGGCGACCGGACGGACCCGCTTTTTGAACCATTGTTTGTTGCCGCGTCCTTTGCCGATGTTGACGTACGAACCGGTGCCGCTGGTGCCGTCGTTGGCGAACTGATAGCCCCATTGGTCAAAAACATCGCCGTGCGGATTCGGGCCGATGGGGTAGTGGAACTCCATCTCAAAAGTACGTGGATTGAAACGATGCACGCCGGATTGCGTCGAGCGATAGGTCTGCGTCGGAGTTTCCATCGTGGCGACATTGAAGATGCCTCGCGACCAATAGATCCAACCATCTGGGCCCAACGCCATCGCGTTGGCCGAGTGATGCGAGTCAGCGCTGGAAAGCCCTTGCAGCATGCGAATTTTGACGTCCGCTTTGTCATCCCCATCGGTATCCTTCAGGAACCAAAGTTCCGGCAACGCGGCGACGATCATTCCCCCGCCCCAGAATTCAAATCCAGTCACGCTATTCAACCCGTCGGCGAAGATCACGCAACGGTCGGCGACGCCGTCGCCGTCATCGTCCGGCAGGCAAACGATGCGATCATGCCGCGGCTCCACCGGATTCCAGTGGGGATAGCTGGGCCAGACCGATGCGAACAGGCGCCCATTGGGATCGACCGCCAATTGCACGGGATTGATCAATTCAGGAAACATCGCTTCCGAAGCGAAGATGTTGGCTTGCAATCCTTTCGCCAAGGTCAGTTTTTCCAAACCGGCTTCCGGCGAAAGGTACGAAAAGCGGCCGTCGTCCAGATCGCCTTCTCGGTTCGGTTTGACCGTCAACTCTTCCGGCAGATTATCATCTTTGACTTCCAGCGCTTCGCCGCGGGCCGCCGCCCAGACCACCTTGTCGCGATTGGCGGTCATGACGTCAAAGATCTCCATCTCACGCAGCATGACGTCGGCGTTCGATTGTCCAAACCAGGCGAGCTTCGATCGGCCGCCGAAAACGTTGTAACCATCCACCACGCGATAGCGGCTGAACCAATAGTAATTTTTTTCCAGGACCGCTTCGCGTAGTTTTTGGACGAGAGCCGAATCGGCGCTGGGCGCCGGCTTATTGAACAGCTGTTGGGTGATGTCTGCGGCGATCGCCTGATCGCCGTGATCGAGCAAATGAATCCCGTTCATGGTCAGCGGCTGCTCGGCGGCGGCGTACATCGCTTGCGACGGCGTAAAGAGATCGACGAAAAGCAGGTCTTTCTCGGCGCACGCTTCACGCATCGCTGCGGTGTAGAGCTTCAAGTTGACGTTGTTTTTCGAGCCGTCTGGCAGATGACGGTTGTAGAGGTTTTCGTGAGCAATCGGCGAAAAGAGAACGATCTGGGGAGCGCTGGTACCGTTGTATTTCTGGCTCCGCATTCCGTCGATCGTCTCGAGCAGATCCTGTTTGAATGAGGCCAGTTTCGCTGGACCATGCAGCGCCTCGTTGTAGCCGAAGAAGCCGAAGACGACGTCGGTCTCGTTCTTGGCCAACCATTGGTCCGGGCTGCCGAAATTGTCTTCACGCGGCCGCAGTTTTAGTTCGTCGCCGGGGACGGCCAGATTGCGGAACGTGAGATTCAATTCGGGGTGGAGCGCGTGAATGTACGTTTCCAACCAGCCGTGATGCTGCATCCGATCGGCCGTCGTGTTGCCGATGATCGAGATGTGATCTCCCTGCTTCAGGTCAAGCGTCTGGGCGCTCGTCACTACGGCGGGAAGGAGAAACAAACACGCCGACAGAGAAAGCAGGGCGCTTCGCATAGAATCGATTCTCAACGTGGCAGGATCTAAGATAGGTCGCAGCACTTGCTACGTAAGGTAGGGGATTGTGGCCAATCTTAACCTTCCCTACTAGCATTTTCCAGTCGCGGATAAGGTTTCTGGGGGCGTTGTGATCGATTACTGGGGCGAATGCGGCCGTACATCGCAACTTCTAATGACTTGTTGGTTTCTTGCTACGATCGTGCGAGCAGCACGCAAAAAAAGCCGCCAACCCAATTCGGGTTGGCGGCTTCAGAAATTTCAACCGACGGTAGTCACGAAGACGTTTCGACTATTTGTCTTGACCGATTGCTTCCAACGCTTGGGCGGCGGAGTCACGCACGGCTTGGTCTTGATCCTTCAACAGGGCCTGCAGCGCGGGGACCGCTGGTTGGGCGGCTGAACCAAGTTGGCCCAACAGCTCGGCGGCTCCTTTACGCGAGACGGGATGCTCGGCTTTGCAGGCGGCCGTCAGTTCCGGCAATACTTTCGCCGCGGTCTCGTCGGACTTGCCGCTGATCTTCATCTCAGACCAGGCGCACAAGACGCGGAGAGAAATGTCGTCGCTGCTCGACATCATTTTCAGCAACGCAGGCTCCGCTGCGGCGGCGGCCGGTCCCATTTTTCCTAGGGAAAGGGCCGCATCATGCGGCGTGGCGCCTTCGCCCTCTTGCAAGGCCTTGATGAGTCGCGTCACGCTCCCTTTGGCGGCCGCCGGGCCAATTCCACCCAGCGCCAAAATCGCCACGTTCGCGGTCCGCGGATTCTCATCGTCAATCAATGCGACCAGGTCGGGAACCGCCGGAGCGGCGCCTTCGCCCATGTCGCCGAGAATCGCAGCAACCGACTGTTGCAGTTCGTTGTTCTTCAACGCCGCCGTCAAATGTGGGATCGCCGGGGGGCCAAGACTGGCGAGCACTTCGATCGCTTCGCCCAGGATCGCGGGTTTGGCGCCGGGTAACGATTTGTGCAATTCAGCAATGACCAATTCAGGCTTGGCCTGCAATGCGATCAACGCTTTCGCAGCGGTCGAGCGAACCCAGGGATCCTCGTTAGCGAGCGCGTTGGCGAGTCGCGTAACGACCTGCTTTTGCATCTCCTGGTTATCGGGATTGGCTCGCGCCAACGCCCATTCGCTAACCAGGCTCAAGACCGGATCTTTGCCGCCCACGTTGGCCAGGATCTTCGCCTGATCATCCGCTGGAATTTTGGCGATCCGCCCTAACGCGAAAGTCGCAGCGAGGCGGAGATATTCTTCGTCCAAGCATTTGGCGATCGCGGGAATCGACGACTCGGCCGCGTCGGGCATGCCGGCCAGCGCCAGAATCGCTTCGCGGCGCGTTTCGATCGGTGCGTCCGCCAGCAGCGCGGTCAGCGCCGGAGCGGCGTCACCGGCTTCCGGCCCCATGTCTCGCAAAATCAAACAGGCCCAGAAGGCTGATTTCTCATTTTTCAACGCTTCCGTCAATCCGGGCACCGCCGGCTTGCCGGCGACGGCGATGGCTTGCATCACTCGAAGACGAACGGCGTCATCCGAACCGCCCAGGAGTTTGACGAACAGGCCGATCACTTTTTGGCGATCGGGATGCGTCGCCGGGATCGCGCCAATCGCCTGGCGACGGACCAAGGGATCAGGATCGCCGACCAGTTTCACCAAGGTATCGACGGCAGGCGCCGCAGCGGGACCAATTTTGCCGAGCGCGTGAGCGGCATGGGCTCGAACGGCGGCCGAAGGTGATTTCAGCTTTTCGATCAGCGGCTCGACAGCGGCGGCGCCTTTGTCGCCGAGCGCGCCCAAATGATCAATCGCTTTCATCAGTACGAGCTCGTCGGTGGACGAGAGAGCCTCGATCGATTGTTCCGTGGTCGGAGCGTCGGCCAAAGCCGAACCAGAAAAAGCAAGCGCTGCAGCAAAAGCCGTCGACGCCAGAAATCGCGGAATATTAAAGTTCATGATTTGTCTATCTCAGGTGTGGGCGTCGGGGAATTAC
The nucleotide sequence above comes from Blastopirellula sp. J2-11. Encoded proteins:
- a CDS encoding PVC-type heme-binding CxxCH protein, which translates into the protein MRSALLSLSACLFLLPAVVTSAQTLDLKQGDHISIIGNTTADRMQHHGWLETYIHALHPELNLTFRNLAVPGDELKLRPREDNFGSPDQWLAKNETDVVFGFFGYNEALHGPAKLASFKQDLLETIDGMRSQKYNGTSAPQIVLFSPIAHENLYNRHLPDGSKNNVNLKLYTAAMREACAEKDLLFVDLFTPSQAMYAAAEQPLTMNGIHLLDHGDQAIAADITQQLFNKPAPSADSALVQKLREAVLEKNYYWFSRYRVVDGYNVFGGRSKLAWFGQSNADVMLREMEIFDVMTANRDKVVWAAARGEALEVKDDNLPEELTVKPNREGDLDDGRFSYLSPEAGLEKLTLAKGLQANIFASEAMFPELINPVQLAVDPNGRLFASVWPSYPHWNPVEPRHDRIVCLPDDDGDGVADRCVIFADGLNSVTGFEFWGGGMIVAALPELWFLKDTDGDDKADVKIRMLQGLSSADSHHSANAMALGPDGWIYWSRGIFNVATMETPTQTYRSTQSGVHRFNPRTFEMEFHYPIGPNPHGDVFDQWGYQFANDGTSGTGSYVNIGKGRGNKQWFKKRVRPVAATGIISSSHFPEEFQDNFLICNCIGFLGVLQHEVKYNGADITAEEIEPILVSSDPNFRPSDVEIGSDGALYVADWANALIGHMQHNMRDPNRDHQHGRIVRVTAKDRPLVTPVKLKDKPLSKVLDAFYAQEKSTRYRARIELSGRDSDEVVQAIAVWVADKDASKPDDAQAMLECIWVHEEHRLPNRDLVAAVLAAKEPRVRAAAIRSLGHWAGAVENWEPLLLQAAHDSAPLVRAEAIKSAVNFEGAAAAEVIFVAASQPTDPELDAVLAYARSQIDVDAMITEAIASGRKLSPAATAYALQKASTNLLLKLDRTPEVYKAILSRAGVPSADRQEALSVLGQKAGRNQTAELIFWITKAEQEKLASLNDLIRLLAGASQANLAASQGLLAELASTAATSPVRAAAYQGSIQSGAAEAAWREASQSREKLADILTAAKRVSKSANASPLYAQIRPLMFALPAHLQPNTEDTSGDALAVAFEYYEPHPAKNVAMETLDAVKPTLVGRMENFQKYVPKGRKDAFATRQTAAIDIPSAGEYTFYTKSDDGSRIYIDGILLVDHDGLHGMNEKGGALNLSAGLHEIVVTYFDNSGDDGLQISWEGPGIKKQPIPASMLRPAGQTDLRLAAIETISAWPGHQDEKVDDFTKLIAIESIAAAGLDALASLPSRPVIDRLTPQHRRQVLTTLIDLAATASPVERQTDRYSRQLGLGEALARSLSSDQEKYAATLRELRNSIPVKVDPQLLALGKEVYTRESHCATCHQVHGQGMPNLYPPLDGSIWATGSEDRLISMALDGMHGTIEVKGKRYSSPPLPPMTGFRQLLNDEEIAAVLTFVRNSWSNRAKPIEAKQVAKIRAVDRGDETFWFANDLLAKYPLEDGSAAIVANPSGDQWTPKFVKNWTFDQLKTDQVETGKRSFETGQIYFGRLGCAQCHQLNGKGGNFGPDLSKLDVKRQTADHVLESILDPSKQIDQKYRMQSILTIDGKAISGMVILDKPDEIHLLTDPLSPDKPTIIKKEDIDDQAKTNTTIMPNGLMNWLTEAEIYDLAAFVLAGGDPQHKIYDKK
- a CDS encoding HEAT repeat domain-containing protein, which encodes MNFNIPRFLASTAFAAALAFSGSALADAPTTEQSIEALSSTDELVLMKAIDHLGALGDKGAAAVEPLIEKLKSPSAAVRAHAAHALGKIGPAAAPAVDTLVKLVGDPDPLVRRQAIGAIPATHPDRQKVIGLFVKLLGGSDDAVRLRVMQAIAVAGKPAVPGLTEALKNEKSAFWACLILRDMGPEAGDAAPALTALLADAPIETRREAILALAGMPDAAESSIPAIAKCLDEEYLRLAATFALGRIAKIPADDQAKILANVGGKDPVLSLVSEWALARANPDNQEMQKQVVTRLANALANEDPWVRSTAAKALIALQAKPELVIAELHKSLPGAKPAILGEAIEVLASLGPPAIPHLTAALKNNELQQSVAAILGDMGEGAAPAVPDLVALIDDENPRTANVAILALGGIGPAAAKGSVTRLIKALQEGEGATPHDAALSLGKMGPAAAAAEPALLKMMSSSDDISLRVLCAWSEMKISGKSDETAAKVLPELTAACKAEHPVSRKGAAELLGQLGSAAQPAVPALQALLKDQDQAVRDSAAQALEAIGQDK